In Raphanus sativus cultivar WK10039 chromosome 5, ASM80110v3, whole genome shotgun sequence, the following proteins share a genomic window:
- the LOC108862847 gene encoding cytochrome b-c1 complex subunit 8-1, mitochondrial: MGKQPVKLKAVVYALSPFQQKIMTGLWKDLPEKIHHKVSENWISATLLLTPVLGTYWYAQHFQEQEKLEHRF, translated from the exons atggGGAAGCAGCCGGTGAAGTTGAAGGCGGTGGTATACGCGCTTTCGCCGTTTCAGCAGAAGATAATGACCGGACTCTGGAAGGATCTCCCCGAGAAGATTCACCACAAGGTCTCCGAGAATTGGATCAGCGCCACTCTTCTCCTCACTCCTGTCCTCGGAACCTACTG GTATGCTCAGCACTTCCAGGAACAGGAGAAACTCGAGCACAGGTTCTGA
- the LOC108831979 gene encoding superoxide dismutase [Mn] 1, mitochondrial: MAIRSVASRRTLAGLKETSSRVLGLRGIQTFTLPDLPYDYSALEPAISGEIMQIHHQKHHQTYVTNYNNALEQLDQAVNNGDASTVVKLHSAIKFNGGGHVNHSIFWKNLAPVNQGGGEPPKGALGGAIDTHFGSLEGLVKKMSAEGAALQGSGWVWLGLDKELKKLVVDTTANQDPLVTKGGSLVPLVGIDVWEHAYYLQYKNVRPDYLKNVWKVINWNYASEVYEKEC; this comes from the exons ATGGCGATTCGTTCTGTAGCGAGTAGAAGAACCCTAGCCGGCTTAAAGGAGACGTCTTCAAGGGTTCTGGGATTGAGAGGGATCCAGACTTTCACGCTTCCTGATCTTCCATATGATTACAGCGCGCTGGAGCCGGCGATCAGCGGCGAGATTATGCAGATTCATCACCAGAAGCATCACCAGACGTACGTCACTAATTACAACAATGCCCTCGAGCAGCTTGATCAGGCCGTTAACAACGGTGACGCTTCCACTGTCGTCAAGCTCCATAGCGCCATCAAGTTCAACGGCggag GTCATGTGAACCACTCGATTTTCTGGAAGAATCTTGCTCCTGTCAAC CAAGGTGGTGGAGAGCCACCGAAGGGAGCACTTGGTGGAGCTATTGACACTCACTTTGGCTCTCTTGAAGGTTTGGTGAAAAAGATGAGTGCTGAAGGTGCTGCTCTTCAAGGCTCAGGATGGGtg TGGCTCGGTTTAGACAAGGAACTTAAGAAGCTTGTGGTTGACACAACCGCCAATCAG GATCCACTAGTGACAAAAGGAGGAAGCTTGGTTCCTCTGGTGGGTATAGATGTTTGGGAGCACGCCTACTACTTGCAG TACAAGAATGTGAGGCCTGATTATCTGAAGAACGTCTGGAAGGTTATCAACTGGAACTACGCAAGCGAAGTTTATGAGAAGGAATGCTAG
- the LOC108862846 gene encoding hydroxyacylglutathione hydrolase cytoplasmic: MKIFHVPCLEDNYSYLIIDESTGDAAVVDPVEPEKVIQSAEQHSAKIKFVLTTHHHWDHAGGNEKMKQLVPGIKVYGGSLDKVKGCTDAVDNGDTLSLGHDLNILALHTPCHTKGHISYYVTGKDGESPAVFTGDTLFVAGCGKFFEGTAEQMHQSLCVTLASLPKPTLVYCGHEYTVKNLEFALTVEPNNEKIQQKLSWARQQRQANLPTIPSTLEEELETNPFMRVNNPEIQEKLGCKSPIDTLREIRNKKDQWRG, translated from the exons atgaagaTCTTCCATGTTCCTTGTTTAGAAGACAACTACTCCTATCT GATAATCGATGAGAGCACCGGAGACGCGGCGGTTGTGGATCCAGTTGAACCGGAGAAGGTGATTCAGTCGGCTGAGCAGCACAGTGCCAAAATCAAGTTCGTTCTCACCACGCATCATCACTg GGATCATGCTGGTGGAAACGAGAAGATGAAGCAGTTGGTGCCTGGAATCAAAGTCTATGGAGGTTCTCTTGATAAGGTCAAGGGATGCACTGATGCGGTCGATAATGGTGACACCTTGTCTTTGGGTCATGATCTCAACATCTTAGCTCTTCACACCCCTTG TCACACCAAGGGTCACATTAGTTACTATGTCACTGGCAAAGATGGAGAAAGTCCAGCTGTGTTCACTGGAGATACACTT TTCGTTGCTGGCTGTGGGAAGTTTTTCGAAGGGACAGCTGAACAGATGCATCAGTCCTTGTGTGTGACTCTGGCTTCACTACCTAAACCCACCCTGGTTTACTGCGGCCACGAG TACACGGTGAAGAACTTGGAGTTTGCTTTGACTGTGGAACCAAACAACGAGAAGATACAGCAGAAGCTATCATGGGCCCGTCAACAGCGCCAAGCAAATCTTCCCACAATCCCTTCAACGCTAGAGGAAGAACTCGAAACAAACCCGTTTATGCGCGTTAATAACCCTGAGATACAG GAGAAACTTGGTTGCAAATCACCGATCGATACTCTCAGAGAAATCAGGAACAAGAAGGATCAGTGGAGGGGCTAA
- the LOC108856174 gene encoding uncharacterized protein LOC108856174 — protein sequence MDPYTETGSVNLDSSSWPHSSKSLPEVLTEVCQIAQRMVRLIKDGQPESTEIFLSLYQSLGETYNHLNQELLNSLLKNSVSMADLSSFRSDSSPSLEFDLESGVSYSSLKHQEPSLKQNDEDEKKKKKNQSAYLLADIFSAELGTALKDLEERNRVVGELESKLYDSSDKIKTLERELEECHELLEVSEVEVSKLNEMLSERKTTEEASDNGGCDSLLDTLRAELRSRDVQIEQMEEYLNQVCVDDSELVPDESGTDENAVEELKPRVEELENQVEKQRDVIYEREEEKREATIGGSRLGVGGAAALLVRNPVGGGVIIPYLGITKRHLPGLGGLFEPKGIYFTS from the exons ATGGATCCCTACACAGAAACTGGATCAGTGAATCTTGATTCATCCTCGTGGCCACATTCTTCTAAGTCACTACCAGAAGTATTAACAG AGGTATGTCAGATAGCCCAAAGAATGGTAAGACTGATCAAAGATGGTCAACCTGAGTCAACAGAGATTTTTCTTAGCTTATACCAGTCTCTTGGTGAGACTTACAACCATTTGAACCAAGAGCTCCTTAACTCCCTCCTCAAAAACAGTGTCTCAATGGCGGATTTGAGCTCTTTTAGATCTGATAGCTCTCCTTCTCTGGAGTTTGATTTAGAGTCAGGAGTCTCTTACTCATCTCTCAAGCACCAGGAGCCGAGTTTGAAACAGAATGATGaggatgagaagaagaagaagaagaaccagtcTGCGTATTTGCTCGCTGATATCTTTAGCGCCGAGCTTGGAACCGCACTGAAAGATCTAGAAGAGAGAAACAGAGTGGTGGGTGAGCTAGAGAGCAAGCTATATGATTCAAGCGACAAAATCAAGACTCTAGAACGCGAGCTCGAGGAGTGTCATGAGCTTCTAGAGGTATCAGAAGTAGAGGTTTCGAAGCTGAATGAAATGCTGAGTGAACGCAAGACCACCGAGGAAGCCTCCGACAATGGTGGTTGTGACTCGCTGTTAGATACCCTTAGAGCAGAGCTGAGGTCGAGAGATGTTCAGATCGAGCAAATGGAGGAGTATCTGAACCAGGTGTGTGTCGATGACTCTGAGCTTGTGCCTGATGAGTCGGGAACAGACGAGAATGCCGTGGAAGAACTGAAACCTAGAGTTGAAGAGCTAGAGAATCAAGTGGAGAAGCAGAGAGATGTGATATAtgaaagagaggaagagaaaagGGAAGCTACCATCGGAGGCAGTAGGCTAGGTGTAGGTGGTGCTGCAGCACTCCTGGTTCGAAACCCGGTGGGAGGAGGGGTTATAATACCTTATCTCGGTATAACAAAGCGCCATCTACCCGGCCTGGGGGGATTATTTGAGCCAAAAGGTATATACTTCACAtcttaa
- the LOC108831981 gene encoding reticulon-like protein B16 yields the protein MDSLSDIDGDSEGRNEGGSSTSDYRLLGRQVTVHQFMGGGKAADLLLWRRRNHSLGVIVLSTAAWLTFELSGLPFLSVSSDVLLIGIVISFLHAQVSAFRNRQADSLPELVLSEEMVNSAAASFRVKLNHLLVMAHDVTVGNDFRLFFKVVICLWLLSAIGSYISFCTLVYIGTILSVTVPALYSKYQSKVDKCCGLIHRQLSHQYKLVDENVISKLSWSLSKDKDS from the exons ATGGACAGTTTGAGTGACATCGATGGTGATTCCGAGGGAAGAAATGAAGGAGGATCCTCCACGTCGGATTATCGATTGCTGGGTCGGCAAGTTACGGTTCATCAGTTCATGGGCGGTGGCAAAG CTGCTGACTTGCTCTTATGGAGGAGAAGAAACCATTCCTTAGGGGTTATCGTTTTATCAACCGCAGCTTGGCTTACTTTCGAGCTTTCCGGATTGCCTTTCTTATCTGTTTCTTCGGATGTTTTACTTATTGGGATCGTTATATCATTCCTCCACGCCCAGGTTTCTGCTTTTAGGAATAG ACAGGCGGATTCGTTGCCAGAGCTTGTTCTATCCGAGGAAATGGTTAATAGTGCTGCTGCTTCCTTCCGTGTAAAACTCAACCACTTGCTTGTGATGGCTCATGATGTCACAGTTGGCAACGATTTTCGGCTCTTCTTCAAG GTGGTGATTTGTCTGTGGCTTCTCTCTGCCATCGGTAGCTATATTTCCTTCTGCACTCTTGTTTATATCG GGACCATCCTATCTGTAACAGTACCGGCTTTGTACAGCAAATATCAAAGCAAAGTAGACAAGTGTTGCGGGTTGATTCACAGGCAATTGTCTCATCAATACAAGTTAGTTGACGAAAATGTTATAAGCAAACTCTCGTGGAGCTTATCCAAGGATAAAGATTCCTGA
- the LOC108856175 gene encoding methylesterase 17 encodes MAEENQKEAIVSKPRTKPPHFVLIHGISLGSWCWYKIKCLMEVSGFTVTCIDLKSSGIDPSSPDSLTSFDQYNQPLTDFLSSLPEQEQVILVGHSAGGLSVTSSIHKFPKKISLAVYIAATMLKLGFQTDEDLKDGVPDLSEHGDVYELGFGLGVENPPTSALIKPEFRRKLLYHMSPQQECALAALLMRPGPVLALTTAKVEEEKLGQEVEENVPRVYIKTLHDRVVKPEQQEAMMKRWPPREAYEVDSDHSPFFSNPFALFGLLIKAAVSVGSSI; translated from the exons ATGGCGGAGGAGAATCAAAAAGAAGCCATAGTTTCGAAACCAAGAACAAAACCGCCACACTTCGTGCTTATACACGGCATAAGCTTAGGATCATGGTGCTGGTACAAAATCAAGTGTCTCATGGAAGTCTCTGGCTTCACCGTCACTTGCATCGACCTCAAATCCTCAGGCATCGATCCTTCCTCCCCCGATTCTCTAACTTCCTTCGATCAGTACAACCAACCACTCACCGACTTCCTTTCCTCCTTGCCCGAACAAGAACAg GTGATACTTGTTGGTCACAGTGCAGGAGGGCTAAGCGTAACGAGTTCGATACATAAATTCCCTAAGAAGATCTCTCTAGCTGTTTATATTGCAGCTACAATGCTCAAATTAGGGTTTCAGACCGATGAAGATTTGAAAGAT GGAGTGCCTGATCTATCCGAACATGGTGATGTATATGAGCTTGGCTTTGGTTTAGGAGTAGAGAATCCTCCGACCAGTGCCCTTATCAAACCGGAGTTCCGACGAAAGCTCCTTTACCACATGAGTCCTCAACAG GAATGTGCGTTGGCTGCGTTACTAATGAGACCAGGTCCGGTTCTGGCGCTAACGACAGCAaaagttgaagaagaaaaattagGACAAGAAGTGGAGGAGAACGTGCCGCGCGTGTACATCAAGACTTTGCACGATCGGGTGGTTAAACCGGAGCAGCAGGAGGCGATGATGAAACGGTGGCCACCGAGAGAAGCTTACGAAGTGGACAGTGACCATTCACCTTTCTTCTCTAACCCTTTTGCGCTCTTTGGTTTACTCATCAAAGCTGCCGTTTCTGTTGGTTCCTCtatctaa